The segment ccatcattgtaaagtcctggttattatgattctttgacaaagtaatttctgaagattattatttatttaatataaTTAATGAGTAACTCTTGTttaaatatggtgaaactattccttttttaTTAAAAGAAACAtttaacatctaatagtcaaatcatagtgtaaaagcaggtgagctggttctactgtttggccattttctggtgttgtGGAGGGAAACTGAGCGAGTCGAGCATAACACGTCATAACACGGCATAACACGTCATAACACGGTATAACACGGCATAACACGGCATAACACGGCATAACACGGCATAACACGTCATAACCCGACATAACACGGCATAACACGGCATAACACGGCATAACACGTCATAACACggcataacacaacataacacgcCATAACACGCCATAACACGGCATAACACGTCATAACCCGACATAACACGGCATAACACGCCATAACACGCCATAACACGTCATAACACGCCATAACACGTCATAACACCCCATAACATGTCATAACATGTCAACCCTCTTACCcatagatacagtggggcaaaaaagtatttaatcagccaccaattgtgctgATTAAACACGGCATTAAACACGGCATAACACGTCATAACCCGACATAACACGGCATAACACGTCATAACACGCCATAACACgccataacacaacataacacgcCATAACACGTCATAACACCCCATAACACGTCATAACACCCCATAACATGTCAACCCTCTTACCcatagatacagtggggcaaaaaagtatttaatcagccaccaattgtgcaagttctcccacttaaaaagatgagagaggcctgtaattttcatcataggtacacttcaactatgacagacaaaatgagaagaaaaaaatccagaaaatcatattgtaggattttttatgaatttatttgcaaattatggtggaaaataggtatttggtcaataacaaaagtttatctcaatactttgttatatttgtttgttggcaatgacagaggtcaaacgttttctgtaagtcttcacaaggttttcacacactgttgctggtattttggcccattcctccatgcagatctcctctagagcagtgatgttttggggctgttgctgggcaacacgggctttcaactccctccaaagattttctatggggttgagatctggagactggctaggccactccaggaccttgaaatgcttcttacgaagccactccttcgttgcccgggcggtgtgtttgggatcattgtcatgctgaaagacccagccacgtttcatcttcaatgcccttgctgatggaaggaggttttcactcaaaatctcacgatacatggccccattcattctgttctttacacagatcagtcgtcctggtccctttgcagaaaaacagccccaaagcatgatgtttccacccccatgcttcacagtaggtatggtgttctttggatgcaactcagcattctttgtcctccaaacacgacgagttgagttttttaccaaaaagttatattttggtttcatctgaccatatgacattctcccaatcttcttctggatcatccaaatgctctctagcaaacttcagacgggcctggacatgtactggcttaagcagggggacacgtctggcactgcaggatttgagcccctggcggtgtagtgtgttactgatggtaggctttgttactttggtcccagctctctgcaggtcattcactaggtccccccgtgtggttctgggatttttgctcaccgttattgtgatcattttgaccccacggggtgagatcttgcgtggagccccagatcgagggagattatcagtggtcttgtatgtcttccatttccaaataattgctcccacaattgatttcttcaaaccagctgcttacctattgcagattcagtcttcccagcctggtgcaggtctacaattttgtttctggtgtcctttgacagctctttggtcttggccatagtggagtgtgactgtttgaggttgtggacaggtgtcttttatactgataacaagttccaacaggtgccattaatacaggtaacgagtggaggacagaggagcctcttaaagaagaagttacaggtttgtgagagccagaaatcttgcttgtttgtagctgaccaaatacttattttccaccataatttgcaaataaatttattaaaaatcctacaatgtgattttctggatttcttttctaattttgtctgtcatggttgaagtgtacctatgatgaaaattacaggcctctctcatctttttaagtgggagaacttgcacaattggtggctgactaaatacttttttgccccactgtatactagATTTTGGGGGGTgagaagcttgcattcaattgccccttACTATTGAAAGGGTTAGGGTAGGACATGTAAACCTCTATATGGTGTTCCAATGGCGAAGTTACATGGAATATGGTTAGAAGGAGCATGGTGTTTGCAATGCTACAGTTGGACTTGTGTTGTTACCTATTTGTCACATTGTGGCTGTGTGGGTTAATTGTAAGTCATTTTGGACAATTCCTTACCTTATTACTTATAGTACAGGCACAAATAAATGTGTGAGGAGGAAAGGGGGTAGGAGAAGGACACAAACTACACTACCAGAAGAAAAATTGAGACttagagatggagatgggggtccAGGTGGGTAGGAGGTAGTAAAGAGGGATACATGTTCCTATCACAGACAAAACAAAGACAGACATAGTGGGGAAAGAGACAATAATGGCTCATTTCCAACAAGGATTTGCCCCAGTGTTTTCCCAAAAGGCTCAGACTTTTCTGTTTCCACTTACGCAGGCCGTCACCCAtgtctcactgggccatggcTCGGGCGGACTTGCTCTAATTTGGAGGCAAGGCCCTGGGTACTTTAAATCTGGCTTgcatttacataacaatggctaactgtgaacTTTAATACCTTCTCACAAAGCAACAGTCTTGGATGATGCAGAGGTGGTTAATTATAGTCTTAATTGTCACACTCCTGAGTGGTATACTACGAAGCAAGCTGGACCTAGGGTTTTCTAAAGCTAGTCAGcctcagttagcttcacattccagctcaggttTTATCCGTACTACGACGGTGAATATGTCTTGTCCCCCTGCCGCTAACTTTAGCCACAGCCTGCTGAAATCTAAGTTCAGCAGGCTGTGGTGTGAAATAGGCGTGTTGAAGTGCCGTCTTTATTTGATCGTTAATGCCATCTTTGGTGTGCTTATCAATGCACAAGAACCTTTTTCCCCCACTCCTATCGATTAAATAATTGTATTGTCATACAAAAGGTTTACTGTGCATGAAGTTTCATTTGATGAGTATTCTCACATTACAATTTTTTTGCACAGAAAACTtttgattaaatattttattaatcagTAATCTTCCTCAAATGAAGGGGAGGATGATGCAATCTTTGCGagagggagggaatctgatttAATTGGTCCTCGTCTCGCAGCTCAGACACATCATTCATGAGAAATGGAGTTAACCTGTCCCGGAGCAGGTTCGTTTTGAAGGATACTTCTGTCAAAACAAACACTtaaagagggagaagggaaggacATGTTAAGAGatttacagtagcagtcaaaagtttggacacacctactcattccagggtttttctttattttactattttcattgtagaataatagtgaagacatcaaaaactatgaaataacacatatggaataatgtagtaaccaaaaaaagtgttaaacaaattaaaatatattttatatttgagattattcaaagttgccaccctttgccttgatgacagctttgcacactcttggcattttcatgaagtagtcacctggaatgcatttcaattaacaggtgtgccttgttgaaatttaatttgtggaatttctttccttcttaatgcgttgtgacaaggtaggggtggtatacagaagataaaagaccaagtccaaattatggctatgtcacgccctggccttagtattatttgttttatttattattttagttaggtcagggtgtgacatggggtatgtgtgtattttggggtattatatggtagagtgggtgttggttgtaggttatggttttgtgttgagtgtatgtgtctagctgtgtctatgttgggtgtagttgtctaggaaagtctatggtggccggaatgggttctcaattagagacagctgatttcggttgtctctaattgggagccatatttaaggctgccataggctttagctgtttgtgggtcattgtttatgtatatgtagatgtaagtagtttgtgtgtgcacttacgtttgaagtttcacgtttgttgttttgttagtgttgtataagtgtttggtgatcatcttcgtcttgggaaataaagaagatgtattcaaatcatgttgcgccttggtcctctcgttcatgtcaacgcgatcgtgacaggcaagaacagctcaaataagaaaagagaaatgacaggtcagtcaatccggaaaattttaCGTGCAGTCAAAAAAAacatcaaacgctatgatgaaagtggctctcatgaggaccgccacaggaaagaaagacccagagttacctctgctgcagaggataagttcattagatttaccagcctcagaaattgcagcccaaataaattcttcacagaattcaagtaacagacacatctcaacatcaactgttcagaggagactgcgtgaatcaggccttcgtggtagaATTGCTCCAAAGAAGCCAATactaatggacattagacatatggaaatctgtactttggtctgatgagtcctagATGCTCAGCatctgtgggaactccttcaagactgttggaaaagcatttcagatgaagctggttgagtgaatgcAAAGCAtgggtactttgaagaatttgaaatataaaatatattttgatttgttcaacacctttttggttactacatgattccatatgtgttatttcatactttttatttcttcactattattctacaatgtaggaaattgtagaaataaagaaaaacccttgaatgagtaggtgtgtccaaacttttgactggtactgtatgtttacacTTACTGTAGAGGCAAAACAAAGGCATGATGAGAGACAAGCCTGAGAGAGGATAAACATCTAGGAGCCAAGCTTCCTGGAAAAGCATGTgcaggatggagagaaagagacaaggtggaggagacagagaggggacacAAAAGGGAAGGGGACAAGGTGGAAGTGACAGAGAGGGGACAGAAGGGAAGGAGacaaggtggaggagaggaatgagagaAGGGGTACAGAGGGGAAGGATGTGGGGACAGAATAAAACAAGTGAAGGGgacaggagcagggaggagatggATAGAATGGAGTAGCAGAGAACGAAAGGGCCAGAGGTGAAGGAGgaaagaagacagagacagaggggtgaaggagagaaggaggcagaaacagagaggtgaaggagggaaggggacagagacgGGGTaaaggagggaaggggacagagacggggtgaaggaggaaaggaggcagagacagagaggtgaaggagggaaggggacagagacgGGGTaaaggagggaaggggacagagacggggtgaaggaggaaaggaggcagagacagagaggtgaaggagggaaggggacagagacagagaggcgaaggagggaaggggacagagacggggtgaaggaggaaaggaggcagagacagagaggtcaaGGAAGGAAGTGGCCAGGGGCAGCTGAACCTACTATAAAAGCCCTGTACAGATGGCTGTTTTAGAATTAGGAGGACCTGCTCAGCTAAACCCATTTAAGTGTCTTTACTAGAACATACAGACTCAAAACCTTAATCAACTACCACTTACTTTAATAGTGTTAAAATAGAGAATAGTAATTTACTAGTGTGACCAATCAGACTTGTGTCCTCCACCATGATGCTTGAAACTGGTGTGAGacttattttttactttacaTAATAGACTAGAACTGGTTCAGACAACTTCAATTTTTGCTCAACAGATGAATATAACACTCATTGTTACAACTAACAATCTTATACAGTGTCTGTATTGGGTCTATGATCCAATGTCTCTCCTGTTTAGGTCATGTGGTAACCAAGCAAAGACAAATTCTCACTTGAAGTCTCATACTTAACTTGTACTTTCAAGTAAATCCTGCATTGATTTTTATTGGTTTTGAGTTACGTACACATATCTAAAGTTAGGATTTGGCTCTTATTGAGAAATTAAATGTCTAATGACAACAGGGCCTTGGGCGACACACAGACCAGACAAGAAGAGAGACGGTTTGGCAAAAGATAATATGGAAACTAAAGTTAATTTGAGTGAAAAGCTCAGCCACCTTAAATCCTGAATTAACTGAATTAACCCAGTCGCCAAAGATAGCAGTCTAATTCCACCCCCCTCATTCGCTACTCCATCTATTTATCTACATCACCCATCAGAATGACATCAGTCCATCCCTAACACATCACTTCATACTctctctactgctgacacaggtagGTCATGTCTCTTTGCTCTGCCTCCCTCTGTTCTTTCTCCCTGATAGTGAAGGCTTTTGTTGATGTATCGTTCCTAGTGGTACACTGGGTAACACTTCAGTCATTGTAGAGATCTGATTATGCTGTGCTTGTTGGACAATATCTATTTGTAACTATTTCAGGAATCTTTTGAACTGGACAGCTGAGTCAACGTAAGGAAAGGAAGATCCACAGTAACAGAGGACTTTACCCAAACAAAAGACGGATCAGTGACTCAAAAAGGCACTACTTCAGAGAGCCTTGGACAATAACCGAGAGATCCCAGTACAGGCTAATACGATGGGGAACGCCAAGAGCAGTGCTATTTCCAAGGAGATCCTGGAGGACCTGAAGCTCAACACCAAGTTCACGGAGAACGAGTTGTGCCAGTGGTACGAGAACTTCCAGAAGCAGTGTCCCACCGGACGCATCTCGCCAGAGGAGTTCGAGACGATCTACGCGCGCTTCTTCCCCGATAGCGACGCCAAGACCTACGCTCAGCATGTGTTCCGTTCATTCGACACCAACGAGGACGGCACTCTGGACTTCAAGGAATACATCATTGCACTGCACATGACCTCCAGTGGGAAGACGACGAGGAAGCTGGAGTGGGCCTTCTCACTGTTCGACGTGGACAAGAACGGATACATCACCAAGACAGAAGTGGAAGTCATCTGCCAGGTGAGAGATCAAAAAAGGATTCTAACCTTGAACTATTAAGGTGCAAGAGAAGATATCCAAACCCGAACCACTTGGTAGGAGAACCTTCTTACAACAACAATCATTGATGGTGATGATCATTTTGAAGATGGGACAAGGGAAAATTGTGGACATAGGCATACAAAGGAGCAGATGTTTCTACCATTTACAGTATGTGGCATGGgaaaataataatcataataatgaaattaaatcaaactttaattgtcacatgcaccgaatacaacaggtgtaggtagaccttaccgtgaaatgcttacttacaagcccttaaccaacaatgcagttcaagaaagatttaagaaaatatttaccaaataaactaaagtcaaaaataataaaaagtagcacaatacaataacaataacgaggctatatacagggggtaccggtaccaagtcaatatgCCGGGGTACAggtagtcgaggtcatttgtacatgtaggtaggggtggcTGGAAAGGagttaatggaatggcatcaaacacatggaaaccaggtgtttgatgtatttgataccattccacccagtccgctccagccattaccacgagcccgtcctcctcaattaaggtgccaccaacctcctgcggTAGGTTCCAGTCCTAATCATCAATTAGCTAATGTAGAGCTCTTGCCCATTTCAGCCACCCAATCCTTCCTGATAATCCACAAGATTAATGATTTAGCATCCAGAGAATGTAGGCTACTGTACTTACTGTGATCCCCATGCTTCTGTGCttattcaggacctaaagtatgTAGTCTGTAGATAATCAACTAACAAAGTAACACACATAACCAATTATGGCTGCGTTTAGACAAGCAGCCCAATTcggatattttttccactaattgatattttgaccaatcagatcagctctgaaaaagagctgacgtgaaaagatctgatgtgattggtcaaaagaccaattagtttaAAAAAGGTtataattgggctgcctgtgtgaacACAGTCCATGTTGCCTAGAACAGGGTTTCTCAACTTAACCCCCTGTGTGCAGTTGATTTTTTTGTTTACCAATTACTCCTATTAACAAGGCTTAGTTGAATTGGCAGACCACCATTTGTCTTAATATAGTCATTCTAAAATAGTTTACTCTCAACGTCATTTATCTCATTGGTTCTAAGGGGATATATTAATTAGTATCTTAGGTAGCGTTTACACAGACAGCCCGATTCTGATCTTTTTCACACTAATTTGTCTTTTGACCAAACGCGTCAGATCTTTTCACagcagatctttttcagagctgatctgattggtcgaaagaccaattagtgaaaaaaagatcagaattgggctgcctgtgtaaacgcagcctaagtGATGCCGAGCTGGAGTGAAATCCAGCATACCTAGTGGGTGCCCTGGCCCAGGATCAATGTTGAGCAACACTGGCCAAGACCAACAGTCATTTCTATCAGCCCTTTTCTATCCCAGCTGCAACCTTTAGGGCAGAGTCAACCAACACATGGAGACTATAGTTTTTAGAGGTGTCTGGTTGAGGGTGATATTGCGAGGGCATGTCTTTCGGCTCAGAAATGTGAACATGGGTGTAGTGGGGGAAAAATAGGTGGTTAAATAGCCGGTCGCTGTGAAAAAGTAACACCTctatactttcaatgcatttttccCCAAGCGGTGGACAAACTGTCGtgcaaaaaaaacgtatttacttGCGTATACATCCCACTACACTACTGTAGATAGATAAGTAGACATGTAGGAGTGGCTGTGAGAACTGTGCAGGAAGtatcttaattaacaataatctTAATCATCAAATCTGTCCAGGCTGTGGGTTTAGACTGAGAGACAGGGACCGGGCAGGCCAGGCTCATGGGCAAagtgggagggatggggaggtaaATAGTGTCCAGTACCTTTGCCCTGAGAtgagcctgtctctgtctgtctttctgtctgtccctGGCAGATTGCCAGTGGGCATGTATAGCACCACCTCTCCCCAGTGCTACTGTACCGTACTGGCACCAAAATGTGTTTATTCTCCGTCAAGATTATAGTTGTCAGGGCAACGGGGAACTGGCTGTACTATATAGGTTTACTGAATAGCCTGCCAAGCCAACCCCCCTCTGGTAAAAGTTGGctgtaggcacagatctaggatcatttCACCCAATCCCAATCTAGGATTAGGCCTAGGGGGTAAAACACTAAATTAACCTTAGGAAATACTCAGCCTAAACCAaacagggtggagggagggagggagggagggagggagggagggagggagggagggagggagggagggagggagggagggagggaggacatcTTGGTGTTTGGCCTATGGCCTGGGTCTTGGCGATAATCCACGTTAATCTGGATGTTTTAAGTGTGAGAGATGAGTGGTTCCTGTTTCTATGTGGGTCACAGCTTTAAGGCCTGACTCTAAAGTTACACTCAGATGGCCCCTGATTGACTATTGACTTTATTGTGGATCATTTACATCATAGGTCTAGAATCTGTTATTACAGTAGatttatttgattttgattgtCGTTGCACAATCACCTAATTTTGAAATAGCACTTGATTGGCCAAATAGCCCATGATATGTGTGTAATACATACTGCAGGTCATTCCTTTATGCAGGTGTCATCACCTGACCTACAA is part of the Salvelinus fontinalis isolate EN_2023a chromosome 6, ASM2944872v1, whole genome shotgun sequence genome and harbors:
- the LOC129856670 gene encoding recoverin-like; translated protein: MGNAKSSAISKEILEDLKLNTKFTENELCQWYENFQKQCPTGRISPEEFETIYARFFPDSDAKTYAQHVFRSFDTNEDGTLDFKEYIIALHMTSSGKTTRKLEWAFSLFDVDKNGYITKTEVEVICQAIFKLIPKEDLPKLPADENTPEKRANKLWGFFEKPDNDRLAEGEFIKGVTENENAMRLIHYEPITD